One Canis lupus baileyi chromosome 1, mCanLup2.hap1, whole genome shotgun sequence genomic window, aaaaaaaaaaaaaaaaaaagaactaaatatggCCAGccccccagaagcccctgggATGCCTTCTAGCCTCTACCTCCCAAAATGCAAATTGAACCATATAGGATGTTCTCTGTGGTGTCTAGCTTCTTCCATGTATCATGTTTGGGAAGTTTATTTTGCTCTGTGTCATTATGGATTGATTGTAGACTGCCCCTTCTCATTGCTGTAGCATTCTAGTGAATCAATTCACTTACCCATTCAATTCTTGATGGGTATTTGGGCTTTATTTAGGTTTTGCTTACTACAAATGGTTCTGCTGTGAACATTCTGGTACATGTCTTTTGGTGAACACATGCACATACTTATGGTGGCTTATACCCAGGTGTGGAACCACTGGGTCATGAGGCAGGTGTATGTTTtctagagctgctgtaacaacCAACCACAAactggctgtctttttttttttttttttttagatttattttattttttcattcatgagagacagacagagagaggcagagacacaggcagagggagaagcaggctccctgcagggagcctgatgtgggactctatccgtaattccgggatcacacctgagctgaaggcagacgctcaactgctgagccacccaggcgtcccacaagcTGACTCtcttaacagaaatttattatttcacagttctggaggctacatGTCCAAAGCCAATGTGTTGGCAGGGTTGGCCATCTTCTCTTTAGGTAGTGCCTTCCTTCTGTACGCATTTGTCTGTGTGTCCAAATCCCCCCTTACTAAATGGACACTGGTcttattggattaggacccatcCTAATGACTTAATTTTAACCTGATCTTCTGCAAAGACCCTATATCCAAATAAGGCCACACTCTAGGGTTCTAAGGGTTAGGATTCCTACATATCTTTTGAGAGGAGGATGCAATTCAAGCCATAACAGTGCCAAAGagctttccaaagtggttgaaCAAATTTACTGTGCCAGAGTATTTTAAAGCTAATTCCAGCCATGGTATCATTTGCCTTGAGGGTTTTAAAAGAAGGGAAGACTTggtctgatttacatttttaaacgaTAGTATTTGTTCTGTGGGAATGTTAAGACAaggcaaatatttcttcaagaaaggaaagataaataaagaGCGAGCTCTCCTGGGACAGCCCAGATAGTTGCTATGATAGCCCCAGGGTTGGGAGAAGCCTCCTAGGCGCCCTTAGCTCTGGACGTAATTCAGAGACCACGCCCCATGCCTTACTGCCCTCCCTGGGGAACCCCTCAGGGCTCAAGCAATGCAGAAGGAGCTGGGCCAGGACTCAGGTTGTCTTTCTGTCCGTCCTCCTCCCTGCCAGGACATACAGCAGCTCCTCCAGCTTCAGCAGCTGGTGCTTGTACCGGGTCACCACCTCCAGCCACCTGCTCAGTTCCTGCTGCCACAGGCCCAGCAGAGTCAGCCAGGTAAGCCCCACCCCCATGGCCTCCCTGATGATGCCTCCACAAAACTCTCCTCCCCCCTCACCCGGTGCATTCCTCTTGTCTCTCCAGGCCTGCTACCGACGCCAAATCTCTTCCAGCTACCTCAGCAAACCCAGGGAGCTCTTCTGACCTCCCAGCCCCGGGCCGGGCTGCCCACACAGGTGAGAATGTCCATAGAGTGAGTGTGCCAGGCTGGGTGAATGGGGGTGGGAAGGTAAGGGTCTCCTCTCCCTTTGACCTTCCTCAGGACCACAAAGGCCAGGACAGGAGTTGGGGAGACCTGGGGTCCAGCCCTGCTCTGCCACAGATTTGTTGTAGGACCTTGGACAAGCTGTTCTCCCTGTCTGGTTCAGCTTCTTTCTCTATAGAACCAGGGGAGTCAGGCAGGCCAGTGGCTCTTAACTCTTTCAGACACATGGCTCCTTTGAGAATCTGAAGAAAGATTTAGATCTGACCCCCATTGCCCCCCaaaaatgcacacatgcataagCACACAAAAAACCTATAAATTATGGCTTGGCCTTTCTTTCAGTTTCCTGACTGGGTTCTagattttaataataatctttCGTGATTCTTTACAGATTTCAACATTCCCTCCTACCCACTTATTTTTAACAGCCCTTTCAAAAATAGATGCACTATTTCAGAAAACCCAAAAAATTTAGAGACTAATATGGGTCTGAGCTGAATTCTGATATTCAAAATGCTTGGAAAACCAAGTTGTTTTTGTAATGTGAAACCAGAAGTCATTTGGCTGCAAAACTTGTCTTGACCTAAGGCAAGGAGTatgacttttctttctcccttctgtgTGATATTTGTGCTTTTCTGAGAGCTGTGAATATGTTCAATTATGGGGTAATGTCTTGACCCTGATGGGGGGAGTCATGTTATTTATACATGCCCCATGTAGGCTTTCTAAAATCTACAAAATTTCTGAATTCCAAAACACATCTGGCCCTAGCATTTGGATAATGGATCAAGGACTTGTGTGACCAACGTGGCTGCACTCACCACCTGTTTCAGATATTTTTAGGGAAATGAAGCATTCTAGAGAGAGTGGTTCATTCTTTGTAAATCCCCCAGTCACCCTCCccatctactttaaaaaatattttcactttatttgcAACCTTTCAACAGATTCTCCCATCAACGCCATGGGATGGGCAGAGCAGCCATGACTCCTTCCATTCTGCAGGGAGGGGGAAACGGAGGCCCAGGGAGATTAAGAAATTTGTCTAAGTTTCCCAGCAATTCGGTAGCAGAGCCAGTCTTTGATTCCCTGACTGAGAGAACGATAAAACCATGGCCCCCACCTCCAGGGAAAAAAGTCCTTGGTTGAATGGAGCTGGCTGCTCCTTCTGGGAGTTTGCAGGCTGGGAGGGAATGTGCAGAGAGAGAGTTCGGGTCAGTGAGTGCGCATCAGCCTCCTGGAGACAGGTACAGAAGAGCCTGCAGGAAGACGCGGGACcgctgggagggaaggggaaggaggagtgcGTAGCCATCGCTGAGCCCCATCCTGGTGCTCGGTCCTGCATCCCACCCCCCCTGCCCACCCTACCAGGCCGTGACCCGCCCCACGCTGCCCGACCCGCACCTCTCGCACCCGCAGCCCCCCAAATGCTTGGAGCCACCATCCCACCCCGAGGAGCCCAGTGACCTGGAGGAGCTGGAGCAGTTCGCCCGCACCTTCAAGCAACGCCGCATCAAGCTGGGCTTCACACAGGTCTGGGCCCCCCAGCAGCACGGGCCTGGGCATGAGGGTGACCTGGCCTAGCCAGATGGTGGGGTTGGGCAGGGCCAGGGGTGTGGCTAGCCCGTGCACCTGGGTGAGCCCGGCACCAAAAGGCAGGGCCTGACCGCTGACCCCATTCCCACCCCACTGGACCAGGGTGACGTGGGCCTGGCCATGGGCAAGCTCTATGGCAACGACTTTAGCCAGACGACCATCTCCCGTTTCGAGGCCCTCAACCTGAGCTTCAAGAACATGTGCAAACTCAAGCCCCTCCTGGAGAAGTGGCTCAACGACGCAGGTGAGACTGGCCTGGGGCTCCCACGgcgggaggtgggtggtgggccTGGGAGGCGCCCTCTCATGCCCCCGTCTTCTCCTGGGCACAGAGACTATGTCTGTGGACTCAAGCTTGCCCAGCCCCAACCAGCTGAGCAGCCCCAGCCTGGGCTTCGACGGACTCCCCGGCCGGAGACGCAAGAAGAGGACCAGCATCGAGACAAACGTCCGCTTCGCCTTAGAGAAGAGTTTTCTAGCGGTGAGGCCGTggcttcctgggcagccctgatggGAGGGGGGTGTGTTAGTGTGGACCTGGGGTTCACCACCCCTCTGCCCACAGAACCAGAAGCCTACCTCAGAGGAGATCCTGCTGATCGCAGAGCAGCTGCACATGGAGAAGGAAGTGATCCGCGTCTGGTTCTGCAACCGGCGCCAGAAGGAAAAACGCATCAACCCGTGCAGCGCAGCCCCCATGTTGCCCAGCCCGGGGAAACCGGCGAGCTACAGCCCCCATCTGGTACCAGGAACCCctctgaggggtgggggtggggcataaAGCTATGGCAACACCATGCCCCTAGGCAGCCATGTCTATGAAGAAGCACAGCCTACTGGGTTGttcacagtgcctagcacagaggcAGGGAGACTCACCGTTGGGATCAGGCTGTCATATGGGTGGAGCACAGTCACACAAGGACACAGTTTCCAGGGTACTGTAGTCTTATGTGGGGGATTCaagcacacacagagacacaccaACAGAGCCAAAAATAGTTGTCACAGGGCAGGGCCACACAGGGATGGATCCCAGGTAGGAGATGGAGGTACTGTCCCCGCCCCGACACACACAAGGTtcacagccacacacacagatgcaggcAGGGACAGCATTACGTCCCTGGTTGTACATTCAGGTTCACAGCTGGACACAAGCCCACTCGGGATCAGACACACTGGGACACCCCTTTATTGAATCTCTCGTGCAAAAGGCTGTGACACTGGAGaggggagccccccacccccacccctggtaTGGAGGAAGAAGAGACCATCTGAACTGAGTCATAAAGGATGAGGGAGAGGTAGCCAGCCACTTGAAGCATGGACAAAGGGACTGCTGTGTGCAATGGTCTAGAAGCCCGAGTGTGCTGAGACCAAACTGAGGAACTCCAGTGCATTTTAATGTGGGTGGAGTAGGAATACATATGTatagggggtgggcaggggccagaTTCT contains:
- the POU2F2 gene encoding POU domain, class 2, transcription factor 2 isoform X14, giving the protein MTQLFPRPRGAGSMVHSSMGAPEIRMSKPLEAEKQGLDSPSEHTDTERNGPDTNHQNPQNKTSPFSVSPTGPSTKIKAEDPSGDSAPAAPPPPQPAQPHLPQAQLMLTGSQLAGDIQQLLQLQQLVLVPGHHLQPPAQFLLPQAQQSQPGLLPTPNLFQLPQQTQGALLTSQPRAGLPTQPPKCLEPPSHPEEPSDLEELEQFARTFKQRRIKLGFTQGDVGLAMGKLYGNDFSQTTISRFEALNLSFKNMCKLKPLLEKWLNDAETMSVDSSLPSPNQLSSPSLGFDGLPGRRRKKRTSIETNVRFALEKSFLANQKPTSEEILLIAEQLHMEKEVIRVWFCNRRQKEKRINPCSAAPMLPSPGKPASYSPHLVTPQGGAGTLPLSQASSSLSTTVTTLSSAVGTLHPSRTAGGGGGGGGAAPPLNSIPSVTPPPPATTNSTNPSPQGSHSAIGLSGLNPSTGPGLWWNPAPYQP
- the POU2F2 gene encoding POU domain, class 2, transcription factor 2 isoform X13, with the protein product MTQLFPRPRGAGSMVHSSMGAPEIRMSKPLEAEKQGLDSPSEHTDTERNGPDTNHQNPQNKTSPFSVSPTGPSTKIKAEDPSGDSAPAAPPPPQPAQPHLPQAQLMLTGSQLAGDIQQLLQLQQLVLVPGHHLQPPAQFLLPQAQQSQPGLLPTPNLFQLPQQTQGALLTSQPRAGLPTQAVTRPTLPDPHLSHPQPPKCLEPPSHPEEPSDLEELEQFARTFKQRRIKLGFTQGDVGLAMGKLYGNDFSQTTISRFEALNLSFKNMCKLKPLLEKWLNDAETMSVDSSLPSPNQLSSPSLGFDGLPGRRRKKRTSIETNVRFALEKSFLANQKPTSEEILLIAEQLHMEKEVIRVWFCNRRQKEKRINPCSAAPMLPSPGKPASYSPHLVTPQGGAGTLPLSQASSSLSTTVTTLSSAVGTLHPSRTAGGGGGGGGAAPPLNSIPSVTPPPPATTNSTNPSPQGSHSAIGLSGLNPSTGPGLWWNPAPYQP